From Micromonospora echinaurantiaca:
TGCCGGCAAGCCGGTTGGCGACGGTGGTGAGGATGTGGTCCCCGGCGTCGTGGCCGTGGGTGTCGTTGACCTTCTTGAAGCCCACGAGGTCGACCAGGACCACCGCGACGGGTCGGGAGGTGGAGTGGGCGGTGCGGATGAGGGTGTCGGCGGCGGCGGTGAGGCCGGCGCGGTTGTGGATGCCGGTCAGCGGGTCATGGGTAGCCGTGTGCCGGACGGTGGCGAGTTCAGCCCGCAGGCTGTGACGGGCGGTGAGGTAGCCGGCGGTCGCGGCGGCGCTGATAGCGGTGGCGGTGATGAGGGCGCGCAGTCGGGGCGTCATCGGGCACCGAGCCAGGCGAGGAAGCCCTCACGGGTGGGGCGCTTTTCCGCCCACACGCAGGCATCGGCGTAGGTTTCGAGGTCGTCCTCGGTGGCGTGCGACCAGTCGTAGTCGTCGGCAGCAGCGCGCAGGGTGGAGATGACCTGCTCGGCGGTGCGGCCGGGGCGGTCGTTCCACTCGAACGGGTCGGTGTCGAGGTCACCCTCGTGGTAGGGCCGGGCCGGGTCCGGGCCGGCGGTGTCCAGGTGGCAGGTCAGGGCGTCGAGGGTGCGGGAGTAGCCGCGAGCGGCGGCGGGGTTCTTGTGCTCGTGCGGAACGGGGATGCGGTGGCCGTAGACGGCTACGGCGATCGCGCCAGCCACGCAGGCCGGCGGGAACGGGTTGTCGTCCTGACTCGGGGCGTAGTAGACGCCTTGCGTCCAGCCCCTGAGTTCGAGGTAGCGGGCGGCGCAGCGCAGGATGTCGGCCGGGCTCAGGTCGGCCAGCGCGCCGGGGATGTGGTGCTGGTTTTGGGTAGGGTTCATGGCGGCCACGTCCTTTCGTGGGCGGTGGTTGGTGGCCGACGGGCCGGGTTCGCTTTCCTAGGGCTGGTCCCGGTCTGTCGGCCGTTCCTCTATCGGTGGTGCAGGTGGAGCCGGAGGAACACCCGCTGCCGGCCGTCGTCGGCGGCGGTGGGTGCGGATCGGAAGATGAGCGCGCCCGCGTTGCGGGCGATGGCGGTGAGCGCGGCGATGTCCTCGCCGGTGCCGACGAGCACCAGGTCCAGGACTCGG
This genomic window contains:
- a CDS encoding DUF6197 family protein; the encoded protein is MNPTQNQHHIPGALADLSPADILRCAARYLELRGWTQGVYYAPSQDDNPFPPACVAGAIAVAVYGHRIPVPHEHKNPAAARGYSRTLDALTCHLDTAGPDPARPYHEGDLDTDPFEWNDRPGRTAEQVISTLRAAADDYDWSHATEDDLETYADACVWAEKRPTREGFLAWLGAR